One window of the Anaeromyxobacter dehalogenans 2CP-C genome contains the following:
- a CDS encoding formate dehydrogenase subunit gamma, with protein MSAYIVRFNLQQRIEHFITMLVFVLLCLTGLPQKFYTAGWSQAVVGVFGGIDVARWVHRVCGLILAASTVIHFANAIAAMLSKKIGFTMVPSKKDFEDAILQLKYYLGVTDKHPMYDRYTYKEKFEYWGLVFGNVIMVLTGFILFFPVTVASLLPGEVIPAAKVAHSNEGLMAFLVITIWHVFNAHLSPDVFPFDTSMFTGKVSRERYEHEHPLELARIEGRAPPAEHGGHASSHDERHVG; from the coding sequence ATGAGCGCTTACATCGTCCGCTTCAACCTGCAGCAGCGGATCGAGCACTTCATCACGATGCTCGTGTTCGTGCTGCTGTGCCTCACCGGCCTGCCGCAGAAGTTCTACACGGCCGGCTGGTCGCAGGCGGTGGTCGGCGTGTTCGGCGGCATCGACGTGGCGCGCTGGGTCCACCGCGTGTGCGGCCTGATCCTGGCGGCGTCCACGGTGATCCACTTCGCGAACGCGATCGCCGCGATGCTCTCGAAGAAGATCGGCTTCACGATGGTGCCGTCGAAGAAGGACTTCGAGGACGCCATCCTCCAGCTCAAGTACTACCTGGGCGTGACCGACAAGCACCCGATGTACGATCGGTACACGTACAAGGAGAAGTTCGAGTACTGGGGCCTGGTGTTCGGCAACGTCATCATGGTGCTCACCGGCTTCATCCTGTTCTTCCCGGTGACCGTCGCGTCGCTGCTGCCGGGCGAGGTGATCCCCGCCGCCAAGGTGGCCCACTCGAACGAGGGCCTGATGGCGTTCCTGGTGATCACCATCTGGCACGTGTTCAACGCGCACCTGAGCCCCGACGTGTTCCCGTTCGACACGTCGATGTTCACCGGCAAGGTCAGCCGCGAGCGCTACGAGCACGAGCACCCGCTCGAGCTGGCGCGGATCGAGGGGCGGGCGCCGCCCGCGGAGCACGGCGGCCACGCCTCGTCGCATGACGAGCGCCACGTGGGCTGA
- a CDS encoding cytochrome c3 family protein gives MPLLLAFAANPAWAGIPAEQEDCLGCHSDPSQTFDLPSGEKLSLYVDQDAFAKSVHGEALRCTECHTDKTSDHATGELKFKTRRDVTRAYYEQCKGCHFANYTKTLDGVHYAVMAKGNDKAALCVDCHGAHDISRPGQPRTRISKMCSGCHAEEADVYAKSVHGRAAESSPDVPVCTDCHRAHDTTDPRDGQLAMRTPEICGRCHTDEKLMSKYGLSSKVVSTYLSDFHGMAATLQRKQKNAPDARLAAVCTDCHGVHDIQSSKDPSSTVMAANLQKTCAKCHQGASASFPKAWLSHYEPTPQKAPLVWGVQVFYKMLIPFMVGGLVLQIALHLWRVVVNR, from the coding sequence TTGCCCCTCCTCCTCGCGTTCGCCGCGAACCCAGCCTGGGCGGGTATCCCGGCCGAGCAGGAGGACTGCCTCGGCTGTCACAGCGACCCGAGCCAGACCTTCGACCTCCCGAGCGGCGAGAAGCTCTCGCTGTACGTGGACCAGGACGCGTTCGCGAAGTCGGTCCACGGCGAGGCGCTCCGCTGCACGGAGTGCCACACCGACAAGACGAGCGACCACGCCACCGGCGAGCTGAAGTTCAAGACCCGCCGCGACGTGACCCGCGCCTACTACGAGCAGTGCAAGGGCTGCCACTTCGCGAACTACACCAAGACGCTGGACGGCGTTCACTACGCGGTGATGGCCAAGGGCAACGACAAGGCCGCGCTCTGCGTGGACTGCCACGGCGCCCACGACATCTCCCGGCCCGGCCAGCCGCGCACCCGCATCTCGAAGATGTGCTCGGGCTGCCACGCGGAGGAGGCGGACGTCTACGCGAAGAGCGTGCACGGCCGCGCGGCGGAGAGCAGCCCCGACGTGCCGGTGTGCACCGACTGCCACCGCGCCCACGACACCACCGACCCGCGCGACGGCCAGCTCGCCATGCGCACCCCGGAGATCTGCGGCCGCTGCCACACCGACGAGAAGCTGATGTCGAAGTACGGCCTCTCGAGCAAGGTGGTGTCCACCTACCTCTCCGACTTCCACGGCATGGCCGCCACGCTCCAGCGCAAGCAGAAGAACGCGCCGGACGCGCGCCTCGCCGCGGTGTGCACCGACTGCCACGGCGTCCACGACATCCAGTCCTCCAAGGACCCGTCGTCCACGGTCATGGCCGCCAACCTGCAGAAGACCTGCGCGAAGTGCCACCAGGGCGCCAGCGCGAGCTTCCCGAAGGCCTGGCTCTCGCACTACGAGCCCACGCCGCAGAAGGCGCCGCTCGTGTGGGGCGTGCAGGTCTTCTACAAGATGCTGATCCCGTTCATGGTGGGCGGGCTCGTGCTCCAGATCGCGCTGCACCTCTGGCGCGTGGTGGTGAACCGATGA
- a CDS encoding glycine cleavage system protein H — translation MQSVLEILQSIGVFTLGILARFGLFLAMVAVIVVPALLIALVVRGRAERRERALGIRDVDGVPFRPDLFYAPGHVWLHRRPGGRAVELGLDGIAQRLMPAVTAVDLARPGTRVARGDTIATLHGGGRALEIPAPVDGTVVGLNVSVVRDPALVKREGYGRGWLVALAPADEAYASMPRAGAAESWMRREAQRWNQFVEHQLGFAAADGGTLVAPAPWLVGEEGWSALTQSFLRP, via the coding sequence ATGCAGAGCGTTCTCGAGATCCTCCAGTCGATCGGCGTCTTCACCCTCGGCATCCTGGCCCGGTTCGGCCTGTTCCTGGCGATGGTGGCGGTCATCGTGGTCCCGGCGCTGCTCATCGCGCTGGTGGTCCGCGGGCGCGCCGAGCGGCGCGAGCGCGCGCTCGGGATCCGCGACGTGGACGGCGTGCCGTTCCGCCCGGACCTGTTCTACGCGCCCGGCCACGTCTGGCTGCACCGCCGCCCGGGCGGGCGCGCGGTGGAGCTCGGGCTCGACGGCATCGCGCAGCGCCTGATGCCGGCGGTCACCGCGGTGGACCTGGCGCGGCCGGGCACGCGCGTGGCCCGCGGCGACACCATCGCCACGCTGCACGGCGGCGGGCGCGCGCTGGAGATCCCTGCGCCGGTGGACGGCACGGTGGTGGGCCTGAACGTCTCGGTGGTGCGCGACCCCGCGCTGGTGAAGCGCGAGGGCTACGGGCGCGGCTGGCTGGTCGCGCTCGCGCCGGCGGACGAGGCCTACGCGTCGATGCCGCGCGCGGGCGCCGCGGAGTCGTGGATGCGGCGCGAGGCGCAGCGCTGGAACCAGTTCGTCGAGCACCAGCTCGGCTTCGCCGCGGCCGACGGGGGGACGCTGGTCGCGCCCGCGCCGTGGCTGGTGGGCGAGGAGGGATGGTCGGCGCTGACGCAGTCGTTCCTGCGGCCGTGA
- a CDS encoding c(7)-type cytochrome triheme domain-containing protein, translated as MTLKLSWCGALAGLLLGGSALAGDLPNLPPELPLPQGGESPGQVTFRHDSHVDSAKPDCVSCHPRRFAILGRSAKAKKEAVTHAAMEKGEACGACHGKQAFGFDDCTMCHAQ; from the coding sequence ATGACGCTCAAGCTCTCGTGGTGCGGTGCGCTGGCCGGGCTGCTGCTGGGCGGCAGCGCGCTGGCGGGCGACCTTCCCAACCTGCCTCCGGAGCTCCCGCTCCCGCAGGGCGGCGAAAGCCCGGGCCAGGTGACGTTCCGGCACGACAGCCACGTGGACTCGGCCAAGCCGGACTGCGTGTCCTGCCACCCGCGCCGGTTCGCGATCCTGGGCCGCTCGGCCAAGGCGAAGAAGGAGGCGGTCACGCACGCCGCGATGGAGAAGGGCGAGGCGTGCGGGGCGTGCCACGGCAAGCAGGCGTTCGGGTTCGACGACTGCACCATGTGCCACGCGCAGTGA
- a CDS encoding glycine cleavage system protein H: protein MAYDLLSVYPAKLLEYGLGIAYLLMFIPFWRYVQGGKPAAAEVRAPAPVPAAHPVAARPAVAGWFQVPAGVHLHPGHTWARLESDGLVAVGVDDFAHKLVGPARVELPSVGAKVAQGEPALELGDGEKSVPMLSPIDGTVVAVNAAARERPDGVEDPYGAGWLFKVKAPRLAANLRQLFADSAANRFLEDASERLAMRMSPELGRVLQDGGVPIHGIGRALAGDDWDEMARTFFLT, encoded by the coding sequence ATGGCCTACGACCTGCTCTCCGTGTACCCGGCCAAGCTCCTCGAGTACGGCCTCGGGATCGCCTACCTGCTGATGTTCATCCCGTTCTGGCGGTACGTCCAGGGCGGCAAGCCGGCGGCGGCCGAGGTCCGCGCCCCCGCCCCCGTCCCCGCGGCCCACCCGGTCGCGGCCCGGCCCGCGGTGGCCGGCTGGTTCCAGGTCCCCGCCGGCGTCCACCTGCACCCCGGCCACACCTGGGCGCGGCTGGAGTCCGACGGCCTGGTGGCGGTGGGCGTGGACGACTTCGCCCACAAGCTGGTGGGGCCGGCCCGGGTCGAGCTGCCGAGCGTCGGCGCGAAGGTGGCGCAGGGCGAGCCGGCGCTCGAGCTCGGCGACGGCGAGAAGAGCGTCCCGATGCTCTCGCCCATCGACGGGACCGTGGTGGCGGTGAACGCGGCGGCGCGCGAGCGCCCCGACGGCGTCGAGGATCCGTACGGCGCCGGCTGGCTGTTCAAGGTGAAGGCGCCCCGCCTCGCCGCGAACCTCCGCCAGCTCTTCGCCGACAGCGCCGCGAACCGGTTCCTGGAGGACGCGTCCGAGCGCCTCGCCATGCGGATGAGCCCCGAGCTCGGCCGCGTGCTGCAGGACGGCGGCGTCCCCATCCACGGCATCGGCCGCGCCCTGGCCGGCGACGACTGGGACGAGATGGCCCGCACCTTCTTCCTGACCTGA
- the nrfD gene encoding NrfD/PsrC family molybdoenzyme membrane anchor subunit, with protein MANATAVAQHSFVREKILLGMSWKEYLRSLLTPTNAVATFILIIGVPLLVYRFAAGLGATTNLSQSAPWGLWIGFDMMTGIVLAAGGFTIGSAVQLFGLKDYHGIERPAILTAFLGYVMAVIGLLADLGRPWNIIMALFNFGTASVLFEVAWCVMCYTTVLLLEFTVPLFEWLGWKRIHSVMKKALIALTVLSVIFSTMHQSALGSLFLLAPTKLHPLWYTPYIFVFFFVSAIIAGLNMVIFESALSHRIFQSRADHHVDVDKLTIGLGKAAAVVMFAYFFLKLQSLVDGHSWGYLATGYGAWWLVEVVGFVLLPSLVFAYGARNRKVKLIRAASVVGVLGVVLNRLNISVIAFNWNRVDRYVPSWMEIWVSITLVTIGVLAYRWIVNRMPILRGDPAFPAEH; from the coding sequence ATGGCTAACGCCACCGCGGTCGCCCAGCACTCGTTCGTCCGGGAGAAGATCCTGCTGGGCATGAGCTGGAAGGAGTACCTCCGCTCGCTGCTCACGCCGACGAACGCCGTCGCGACGTTCATCCTCATCATCGGCGTCCCGCTGCTCGTCTACCGCTTCGCGGCCGGCCTGGGCGCCACCACCAACCTGTCGCAGTCGGCGCCGTGGGGCCTCTGGATCGGCTTCGACATGATGACCGGCATCGTGCTCGCCGCCGGCGGCTTCACCATCGGCTCGGCGGTGCAGCTGTTCGGGCTGAAGGACTACCACGGCATCGAGCGCCCCGCGATCCTCACCGCCTTCCTCGGCTACGTGATGGCGGTCATCGGCCTGCTCGCCGACCTGGGCCGCCCCTGGAACATCATCATGGCGCTCTTCAACTTCGGGACCGCCTCGGTGCTGTTCGAGGTCGCGTGGTGCGTCATGTGCTACACGACCGTCCTCCTGCTCGAGTTCACCGTGCCGCTGTTCGAGTGGCTCGGCTGGAAGCGCATCCACTCGGTGATGAAGAAGGCGCTCATCGCGCTCACGGTGCTCTCGGTCATCTTCTCGACCATGCACCAGTCGGCGCTCGGGTCGCTGTTCCTGCTCGCGCCGACCAAGCTCCACCCGCTCTGGTACACGCCCTACATCTTCGTGTTCTTCTTCGTCAGCGCGATCATCGCCGGCCTCAACATGGTGATCTTCGAGAGCGCGCTCTCGCACCGGATCTTCCAGAGCCGGGCCGACCACCACGTGGACGTGGACAAGCTGACCATCGGCCTCGGGAAGGCGGCCGCGGTGGTGATGTTCGCCTACTTCTTCCTCAAGCTGCAGAGCCTGGTGGACGGGCACAGCTGGGGCTACCTGGCCACCGGCTACGGCGCCTGGTGGCTGGTCGAGGTGGTCGGCTTCGTGCTGCTGCCCTCGCTGGTGTTCGCCTACGGCGCGCGCAACCGCAAGGTGAAGCTCATCCGCGCGGCCTCGGTGGTCGGCGTCCTCGGGGTGGTGCTGAACCGCCTCAACATCTCGGTCATCGCCTTCAACTGGAACCGGGTGGACCGGTACGTGCCGAGCTGGATGGAGATCTGGGTGTCCATCACGCTCGTCACCATCGGCGTGCTGGCCTACCGCTGGATCGTCAACCGCATGCCCATCCTGCGTGGGGACCCCGCGTTCCCCGCGGAGCACTGA
- a CDS encoding 4Fe-4S dicluster domain-containing protein gives MKIGRRGFFKIAAVTVGAAGASAATAAAAAHGAAEDGPGVLVDTTLCVGCRACEAACAEANHLAPPPEDANVFDEKRDTHEQAFTVVNRTEKAPGVERFAKKQCMHCLAPACASACPVKAMTKSPEGPVVYNPNRCMGCRYCMIACPFDVPKYEYGSNAPRVRKCNFCAERQAKGLKPACTEVCPSGALTFGKRSELLEVAKTRIYTNPDRYLHHVYGEREAGGTSWLYITDVDLEQLAFRTDVPERPIPDLASGALSVPPFVMTLWPPLLMGIYAFSNRREEIKDAESAQGKEDHHG, from the coding sequence ATGAAGATCGGACGCAGAGGGTTCTTCAAGATCGCGGCAGTGACGGTGGGGGCCGCTGGCGCGTCGGCGGCCACCGCCGCCGCAGCGGCGCACGGGGCGGCGGAGGACGGGCCAGGCGTGCTCGTCGATACGACGCTCTGCGTCGGCTGCCGCGCGTGCGAGGCGGCGTGCGCCGAGGCCAACCACCTCGCGCCGCCCCCCGAGGACGCGAACGTCTTCGACGAGAAGCGCGACACGCACGAGCAGGCCTTCACGGTGGTGAACCGCACCGAGAAGGCGCCCGGGGTCGAGCGCTTCGCGAAGAAGCAGTGCATGCACTGCCTGGCGCCGGCCTGCGCCTCGGCCTGCCCCGTGAAGGCGATGACCAAGTCGCCCGAGGGGCCGGTGGTCTACAACCCGAACCGCTGCATGGGCTGCCGGTACTGCATGATCGCCTGCCCGTTCGACGTGCCGAAGTACGAGTACGGCTCGAACGCGCCGCGCGTGCGCAAGTGTAACTTCTGCGCCGAGCGGCAGGCGAAGGGCCTCAAGCCGGCGTGCACCGAGGTGTGCCCCTCGGGCGCGCTGACCTTCGGGAAGCGCAGCGAGCTCCTCGAGGTCGCCAAGACCCGCATCTACACCAACCCCGACCGCTACCTGCACCACGTGTACGGCGAGCGCGAGGCCGGCGGGACGAGCTGGCTGTACATCACCGACGTGGACCTGGAGCAGCTCGCGTTCCGGACCGACGTCCCCGAGCGGCCCATCCCCGACCTCGCCTCCGGCGCGCTCTCGGTGCCGCCGTTCGTGATGACGCTCTGGCCGCCGCTGCTGATGGGCATCTACGCGTTCTCGAACCGGCGCGAGGAGATCAAGGACGCCGAGTCGGCGCAGGGGAAGGAGGATCACCATGGCTAA
- a CDS encoding sigma-54-dependent transcriptional regulator, with amino-acid sequence MSNERTRILVVDDEEIVRESLGGWLEKDGYSVHVAVDGFAALEKLKAERWSILIVDLKMPGMDGLQVLEEAKKLQPELAVVIMTAYATVDTAVAAMKLGAYDYLVKPFDPEELSLMMQKIVSQQTLVRENAVLRQALKREYRFRDLLSKSPAMQAVFELARTAARSNSTILVLGESGSGKEVLARAIHQESPRAEGPFVAVSCAALTESLLESELFGHEKGAFTGAIARRKGKFEAAHGGTLFLDEVGDIGSKLQLDLLRVLEERRFHRIGGNESVDVDVRIIAATNRDLKRAVGEGKFREDLFYRLNVIPILIPPLRDRREDIPLLVESFVERLSVEMKKRLDGVSSEAMSALMAHDWPGNVRELRNILERGAVVCTGPVIQLPDLGLPGKPDAAPRPGTLASLEEVERRHVSAVLAHTGGNVSQSARILGIDRVTLYNKMRKWGLRRDGEDEPPRDDNGAR; translated from the coding sequence ATGTCCAACGAGAGAACGCGCATCCTGGTGGTGGACGACGAGGAGATCGTCCGCGAGTCGCTGGGCGGCTGGCTCGAGAAGGACGGCTACTCCGTCCACGTGGCGGTGGACGGGTTCGCCGCGCTCGAGAAGCTCAAGGCGGAGCGCTGGTCCATCCTCATCGTGGACCTGAAGATGCCCGGGATGGACGGCCTGCAGGTGCTGGAGGAGGCGAAGAAGCTCCAGCCCGAGCTGGCGGTGGTGATCATGACCGCCTACGCCACCGTGGACACCGCGGTCGCGGCCATGAAGCTGGGCGCCTACGACTACCTCGTGAAGCCGTTCGATCCCGAGGAGCTGTCGCTGATGATGCAGAAGATCGTCTCCCAGCAGACGCTGGTGCGGGAGAACGCGGTCCTGCGCCAGGCGCTCAAGCGGGAGTACCGGTTCCGCGACCTGCTCTCCAAGAGCCCGGCGATGCAGGCGGTGTTCGAGCTGGCGCGCACGGCGGCCCGCTCCAACTCCACCATCCTGGTGCTGGGCGAGTCCGGCAGCGGCAAGGAGGTCCTGGCCCGCGCCATCCACCAGGAGAGCCCGCGGGCGGAGGGGCCGTTCGTGGCGGTGTCCTGCGCGGCGCTCACCGAGAGCCTGCTCGAGTCCGAGCTGTTCGGGCACGAGAAGGGCGCGTTCACCGGCGCGATCGCCCGCCGCAAGGGCAAGTTCGAGGCCGCCCACGGCGGCACCCTGTTCCTCGACGAGGTCGGCGACATCGGGTCGAAGCTCCAGCTCGACCTGCTGCGGGTGCTGGAGGAGCGGCGCTTCCACCGGATCGGCGGCAACGAGAGCGTGGACGTGGACGTGCGGATCATCGCCGCCACCAACCGCGACCTGAAGCGCGCGGTGGGGGAGGGGAAGTTCCGCGAGGACCTGTTCTACCGGCTGAACGTCATCCCCATCCTCATCCCCCCGCTGCGGGACCGCCGGGAGGACATCCCGCTCCTGGTCGAGAGCTTCGTGGAGCGGCTGTCGGTGGAGATGAAGAAGCGGCTCGACGGCGTCTCCTCCGAGGCGATGAGCGCGCTCATGGCGCACGACTGGCCCGGCAACGTGCGCGAGCTGCGCAACATCCTGGAGCGGGGTGCGGTGGTCTGCACCGGCCCGGTGATCCAGCTCCCCGACCTCGGCCTCCCCGGCAAGCCCGACGCCGCGCCGCGGCCCGGCACGCTCGCCTCGCTGGAGGAGGTGGAGCGGCGCCACGTCTCGGCGGTCCTGGCGCACACCGGCGGCAACGTGAGCCAGTCGGCGCGCATCCTCGGCATCGACCGGGTCACCCTCTACAACAAGATGCGGAAGTGGGGGCTGCGGCGGGACGGCGAGGACGAGCCGCCCCGCGACGACAACGGCGCGCGCTGA
- a CDS encoding archaemetzincin family Zn-dependent metalloprotease — MDPIFIWWIGEAAPDRALLDHAALHLGRAFGRPVREWSSPERPRHAYDPKRKQHLSGAILKWLLEAGPGAGKVLGVTDRDLFIPILTYVFGEGQLGGGAAVVSIARLLEDVELIGPQLLLERLAKEAVHEVGHAFGLLHCATPVCVMARSSGVRNVDEKKPELCSECRRRLEELQTGGPR; from the coding sequence ATGGACCCGATCTTCATCTGGTGGATCGGCGAGGCGGCGCCCGACCGGGCGTTGCTGGACCATGCCGCGCTGCACCTGGGCCGCGCCTTCGGGCGGCCGGTGCGGGAGTGGAGCTCGCCGGAGCGCCCGCGCCACGCGTACGACCCGAAGCGCAAGCAGCACCTCTCCGGCGCGATCCTGAAGTGGCTGCTGGAGGCCGGGCCGGGCGCAGGGAAGGTGCTCGGGGTGACCGACCGCGACCTGTTCATCCCCATCCTCACCTACGTGTTCGGGGAGGGGCAGCTCGGGGGCGGCGCGGCGGTGGTCTCCATCGCGCGCCTGCTGGAGGACGTGGAGCTGATCGGGCCGCAGCTGCTGCTGGAGCGGCTCGCCAAGGAGGCGGTGCACGAGGTCGGGCACGCGTTCGGCCTGCTGCACTGCGCGACGCCGGTGTGCGTGATGGCGCGCTCGTCCGGCGTCCGCAACGTGGACGAGAAGAAGCCGGAGCTCTGCTCCGAGTGCCGACGCAGGCTCGAGGAGCTGCAGACCGGAGGTCCCAGGTGA
- a CDS encoding sensor histidine kinase — protein MSASPGTSPGISPAPDPPPPAEPAARTQENGRTAEEDRALERLARAIAPASLGALGLEIPWQQRLSTKLFAMIGAVALATVGLFFLAEIAVQRHLLGQVVQESDLLSQTVRNALHRAMLQDRRGDAYLIMQDVARQAGIERVRMMDANGRVTFSTVPEEVGLMVDRDAEACSGCHAAGQPLRKLELEERSRVFRSGDHRVLGIMTPVYNEASCSTGACHAHPAAKEVLGVIDLDVSLARLDAQTHTFRWRTLAAAALASFLLGLFAWLFTRHHLMRPIAALVQATRRVAREQLELEVPITWSGELGLLAASFNDMTRSLRSARRDLDALMSSLEQQVLERTAALRAAQDQLVRSEKLSSLGKLSASIAHEINNPLAGILTFAKLIVRTLDQGVPDDATRKTLVKHLLLVQRETERCSAIVRNLLDFARERPLTLKDVDLDAVVEEGVQLLSNQINIQNVTLEKRLVPLPPVEGDFGQLRQACVNVIMNACEAMARGGKLTVESALVEGGRWVEVAFTDTGPGIAPAHLSKIFDPFFTTKERGTGLGLSVVYGIVERHHGKIEIHSEVGKGTRVAIRLPPRKAAE, from the coding sequence GTGAGCGCATCGCCAGGAACCTCGCCCGGGATCTCCCCGGCCCCCGACCCGCCCCCGCCGGCGGAGCCCGCGGCGCGTACCCAGGAGAACGGCCGCACGGCGGAGGAGGACCGGGCGCTGGAGCGCCTCGCCCGGGCCATCGCGCCCGCGTCGCTCGGCGCGCTCGGCCTGGAGATCCCCTGGCAGCAGCGGCTCTCCACCAAGCTGTTCGCGATGATCGGGGCGGTGGCGCTCGCCACCGTTGGCCTGTTCTTCCTGGCGGAGATCGCGGTGCAGCGGCACCTGCTCGGCCAGGTGGTGCAGGAGTCGGACCTCCTCAGCCAGACGGTCCGCAACGCGCTCCACCGCGCCATGCTGCAGGACCGCCGCGGCGACGCCTACCTCATCATGCAGGACGTGGCGCGGCAGGCCGGGATCGAGCGCGTCCGCATGATGGACGCGAACGGGCGCGTCACCTTCTCCACCGTGCCGGAGGAGGTGGGCCTGATGGTGGACCGCGACGCGGAGGCCTGCTCCGGCTGCCACGCGGCGGGCCAGCCGCTGCGCAAGCTGGAGCTGGAGGAGCGGAGCCGCGTGTTCCGCTCCGGCGACCACCGCGTGCTGGGGATCATGACCCCGGTCTACAACGAGGCGTCCTGCTCCACCGGCGCCTGCCACGCGCACCCCGCCGCGAAGGAGGTGCTTGGCGTCATCGACCTGGACGTCTCGCTCGCGCGCCTCGACGCGCAGACCCACACCTTCCGGTGGCGCACCCTGGCCGCGGCCGCGCTCGCCTCGTTCCTGCTCGGCCTGTTCGCCTGGCTGTTCACCCGCCACCACCTGATGCGGCCCATCGCGGCGCTGGTGCAGGCCACCCGGCGCGTCGCGCGCGAGCAGCTGGAGCTCGAGGTGCCGATCACCTGGAGCGGCGAGCTGGGGCTGCTGGCCGCGTCCTTCAACGACATGACGCGCTCGCTGCGGTCGGCGCGCCGCGACCTCGACGCGCTCATGTCGAGCCTCGAGCAGCAGGTGCTGGAGCGGACCGCCGCGCTCCGGGCCGCGCAGGACCAGCTGGTCCGCTCCGAGAAGCTCTCCTCGCTGGGCAAGCTGTCCGCGTCGATCGCGCACGAGATCAACAACCCGCTCGCCGGGATCCTCACCTTCGCGAAGCTCATCGTCCGCACGCTGGACCAGGGCGTGCCCGACGACGCCACGCGCAAGACGCTGGTGAAGCACCTGCTCCTCGTCCAGCGCGAGACCGAGCGCTGCAGCGCGATCGTGCGCAACCTGCTCGACTTCGCGCGCGAGCGGCCGCTCACCCTCAAGGACGTGGACCTGGACGCGGTGGTGGAGGAGGGCGTCCAGCTGCTCTCCAACCAGATCAACATCCAGAACGTCACGCTGGAGAAGCGGCTGGTGCCGCTGCCGCCGGTGGAGGGCGACTTCGGGCAGCTCCGGCAGGCCTGCGTGAACGTGATCATGAACGCCTGCGAGGCGATGGCGCGCGGCGGGAAGCTCACGGTGGAGTCGGCGCTGGTGGAGGGCGGCCGCTGGGTCGAGGTCGCGTTCACCGACACCGGGCCGGGCATCGCGCCCGCCCACCTGTCCAAGATCTTCGACCCCTTCTTCACCACCAAGGAGCGCGGCACCGGGCTCGGGCTCTCGGTGGTGTACGGCATCGTCGAGCGCCACCACGGCAAGATCGAGATCCACAGCGAGGTGGGGAAGGGGACGCGGGTCGCCATCCGGCTGCCGCCCCGGAAGGCGGCGGAGTGA
- the purU gene encoding formyltetrahydrofolate deformylase, translated as MTQPRAILLVQCPDRPGIVAAISSFLYRHGANILDFDQHTSVDNGGAYFTRLEFQTDRLDLPVEDLQRAFALDVARPFAMDWRLTLSSQRKKVAILVSKHDHALLELLWNWDRGDLHADVSTVISNHPDLREAVESFGVPFVHVPNTRDTRAQAEARMLELLDGKADLVVLARYMQIVSPELVARWPGRIINIHHSFLPAFVGADPYRQAYERGVKIVGATAHYVTAELDAGPIIDQDVGRVSHRDAVEDLKRLGRDLERRVLARAVRWHCEDRVIVNGNKTVVFS; from the coding sequence GTGACCCAGCCCCGCGCCATCCTCCTCGTCCAGTGCCCCGACCGCCCCGGCATCGTCGCGGCGATCTCCAGCTTCCTCTACCGCCACGGCGCCAACATCCTCGACTTCGACCAGCACACCTCGGTGGACAACGGCGGCGCCTACTTCACCCGCCTCGAGTTCCAGACCGACCGGCTGGACCTCCCGGTGGAGGACCTGCAGCGCGCGTTCGCGCTCGACGTCGCCCGCCCGTTCGCGATGGACTGGCGGCTCACGCTCTCGTCGCAGCGCAAGAAGGTCGCGATCCTGGTCTCGAAGCACGACCACGCCTTGCTGGAGCTGCTCTGGAACTGGGACCGCGGCGACCTGCACGCCGACGTGTCCACCGTGATCTCCAACCACCCCGACCTGCGCGAGGCGGTGGAGTCGTTCGGCGTCCCGTTCGTCCACGTGCCCAACACCCGCGACACCCGCGCCCAGGCCGAGGCCCGCATGCTGGAGCTGCTCGACGGCAAGGCCGACCTGGTGGTGCTCGCGCGCTACATGCAGATCGTCTCGCCGGAGCTGGTGGCGCGCTGGCCGGGCCGCATCATCAACATCCACCACTCCTTCCTCCCGGCGTTCGTGGGCGCCGACCCGTACCGGCAGGCGTACGAGCGCGGCGTGAAGATCGTGGGCGCCACCGCGCACTACGTCACCGCGGAGCTCGACGCCGGGCCCATCATCGACCAGGACGTGGGCCGGGTCTCGCACCGCGACGCGGTGGAGGACCTGAAGCGGCTCGGGCGCGACCTGGAGCGCCGGGTGCTGGCGCGCGCGGTGCGCTGGCACTGCGAGGACCGCGTCATCGTGAACGGCAACAAGACCGTCGTGTTCAGCTGA
- a CDS encoding SPW repeat domain-containing protein, which yields MAARTLTLMLGLWLFVSAFLWRRAPASFANACAVGLLACAAALWAMWRPRVRLAGVALSAWLLAAALLLPPPSPSARWNDVAVALAMFLTALVPGTMYSSRRAVAAGGA from the coding sequence ATGGCGGCCCGGACGCTCACGCTCATGCTCGGCCTGTGGCTGTTCGTCTCCGCGTTCCTGTGGAGGCGGGCGCCCGCCTCCTTCGCGAACGCGTGCGCGGTGGGGCTGCTCGCCTGCGCCGCGGCGCTGTGGGCGATGTGGCGGCCGCGCGTGCGCCTGGCCGGCGTCGCCCTGTCCGCCTGGCTGCTGGCGGCGGCGCTGCTCCTCCCGCCCCCCTCGCCGTCGGCGCGGTGGAACGACGTGGCCGTGGCGCTCGCCATGTTCCTCACCGCGCTCGTGCCCGGCACGATGTACTCCTCGCGGCGCGCGGTCGCGGCCGGCGGCGCCTGA